In Xiphophorus hellerii strain 12219 chromosome 13, Xiphophorus_hellerii-4.1, whole genome shotgun sequence, the following proteins share a genomic window:
- the LOC116730799 gene encoding transmembrane protein 42, protein MFPGVFYALLAGFLGAVASSSAKLSLGADYLKGVCETGLRTWGEQRKFRHADETTACDRLHIPLRLLCGGLLFTCNAVMWTFLAKALRYSSSSTRTTVTTTASNFVSSAFLGQLIFGEPQITLWWVGISLTFSGLLVLQRISPQDRHQTAATTKDE, encoded by the exons ATGTTCCCGGGAGTTTTCTATGCATTGCTGGCGGGTTTCCTCGGAGCCGTGGCGTCGTCTTCGGCCAAACTGTCCCTGGGAGCCGACTATCTGAAGGGAGTCTGCGAAACCGGACTCCGGACGTGGGGCGAGCAGCGGAAATTCAGACACGCGGATGAAACCACGGCGTGTGACCGG cTCCACATCCCTCTGAGGTTACTGTGTGGTGGTCTTCTTTTCACCTGCAACGCTGTGATGTGGACCTTCCTCGCCAAAGCACTCAGgtactcctcttcctccacccgAACCACTGTGACCACCACTGCCTCCAACTTCGTATCTTCC GCTTTCCTGGGCCAGCTGATCTTTGGGGAACCCCAGATAACACTGTGGTGGGTCGGGATCTCGTTGACCTTTTCAGGTCTGTTGGTACTGCAGAGGATTTCGCCACAGGATCGGCATCAGACTGCAGCCACGACGAAGGACGAATAG